Proteins from a single region of Streptomyces sp. Tu 3180:
- a CDS encoding FAD-dependent oxidoreductase encodes MESEPDCDVLVIGGGVVGLTTAVVLAERGVRVRLWTRDPVERTTSAVAGALWWPYRIEPVASARAWALRSLEVYEELAERPGTTGVRLVEGVLGETSPDEVGAWAAARLPGLRRATAEEYPAGPGVRARLPLIDMPAHLPWLRERLLAAGGTVETRTVTDLARAGAPVVVNCAGLGARELVPDASVRPVRGQLVVVENPGIDTWTVSTGPDGEMAYFFPQPGRLVLGGTAEEDAWSLEPDPAVAEAIVRRCAALRPEIAGARVLEHRVGLRPARDTVRLEREPLADGRLLVHNYGHGGAGVTVAWGCADRAAALAAP; translated from the coding sequence ATGGAGAGCGAACCGGACTGCGACGTCCTCGTGATCGGCGGTGGGGTCGTCGGGCTGACGACGGCCGTGGTCCTCGCCGAACGCGGTGTGCGGGTACGGCTGTGGACGCGGGACCCGGTGGAGCGGACCACCTCGGCGGTCGCGGGCGCGCTGTGGTGGCCGTACCGGATCGAGCCGGTGGCGTCGGCGCGCGCGTGGGCGCTGCGGTCGCTGGAGGTGTACGAGGAGCTGGCGGAGCGCCCGGGGACCACCGGCGTGCGCCTGGTCGAGGGAGTGCTGGGCGAGACCTCGCCGGACGAGGTCGGCGCGTGGGCCGCCGCGCGCCTGCCGGGGCTGCGCCGGGCGACGGCCGAGGAGTATCCCGCCGGGCCGGGGGTGCGGGCCCGGCTGCCGCTCATCGACATGCCGGCCCACCTGCCGTGGCTGCGGGAGCGGCTGCTGGCGGCGGGCGGGACGGTCGAGACGCGTACGGTGACGGACCTCGCGCGGGCCGGCGCGCCGGTCGTGGTCAACTGCGCGGGGCTGGGGGCGCGGGAGCTGGTCCCGGACGCGTCGGTGCGGCCGGTGCGGGGGCAGCTGGTGGTCGTGGAGAACCCGGGGATCGACACCTGGACGGTCTCCACGGGTCCCGACGGCGAGATGGCGTACTTCTTCCCGCAGCCCGGGCGGCTGGTGCTGGGCGGCACGGCGGAGGAGGACGCCTGGTCCCTGGAGCCGGACCCGGCGGTGGCCGAGGCGATCGTGCGGCGGTGCGCGGCCCTGCGGCCGGAGATCGCCGGCGCGCGGGTCCTGGAGCACCGGGTGGGGCTGCGCCCCGCCCGGGACACGGTGCGCCTGGAGCGCGAACCGCTCGCGGACGGACGGCTGCTGGTGCACAACTACGGCCACGGCGGCGCGGGCGTCACGGTGGCCTGGGGCTGCGCGGACCGTGCGGCGGCGCTGGCCGCCCCCTGA
- a CDS encoding oxidoreductase: protein MAAEYATFGLTPATRAGGLLAGGDYQVHRDFVDFVVDGRPLLFRLSDLDAVSPLASDVPPAIFTAQVRGLLLEAEAPLPAGRYIVYGCPECADLACGAVTAVIERDGEDFVWRDFAWQTGVHADLELNGYHGIGPFRFRGAEYRTALAALLDGGSPGTRRRVLLIGSRVALLARLAAALRTIGIGADIAQDAEGVPADELRAYGAVVFGRSAGAGERDAVRRAFAAAGVDVPCVDGSVPVVPLLVARTEQALDRSPRERRRLTDLTAAGDAAEVEVTSSCRVRLTAYRVDRLSRARTQDLFDGVLEPGRHRVPLDPKAVKGEAFVVARTGGTVLVAAVGR, encoded by the coding sequence ATGGCTGCCGAGTACGCGACCTTCGGCCTGACACCGGCGACAAGGGCCGGTGGACTCCTCGCAGGCGGTGACTACCAGGTCCACCGGGACTTCGTCGACTTCGTCGTCGACGGACGCCCGCTGCTCTTCCGCCTCTCCGACCTGGACGCCGTCTCCCCGCTCGCCTCCGACGTCCCGCCCGCCATCTTCACCGCCCAGGTCCGCGGCCTGCTGCTGGAGGCCGAGGCGCCGCTGCCCGCCGGCCGGTACATCGTCTACGGCTGCCCCGAGTGCGCGGACCTCGCCTGCGGCGCGGTGACCGCGGTCATCGAACGCGACGGCGAGGACTTCGTCTGGCGGGACTTCGCCTGGCAGACCGGCGTCCACGCCGACCTGGAGCTCAACGGCTACCACGGCATAGGCCCGTTCCGCTTCCGCGGCGCCGAGTACCGCACGGCCCTCGCCGCCCTGCTGGACGGCGGCTCCCCGGGCACCCGCCGCCGGGTCCTGCTGATCGGATCCCGCGTCGCCCTGCTCGCCAGGCTCGCCGCGGCACTGCGCACCATCGGCATCGGCGCCGACATCGCCCAGGACGCCGAGGGCGTCCCGGCCGACGAGCTGCGGGCCTACGGCGCCGTGGTCTTCGGCCGGTCGGCCGGTGCCGGGGAACGCGACGCCGTGCGCCGCGCCTTCGCCGCCGCCGGTGTCGACGTGCCCTGCGTCGACGGCTCCGTCCCGGTCGTCCCGCTCCTCGTCGCCCGGACCGAACAGGCGCTGGACCGCAGCCCGCGGGAACGGCGCCGCCTGACGGACCTCACCGCCGCCGGCGACGCGGCGGAGGTGGAGGTCACCTCGTCCTGCCGGGTGCGGCTCACCGCGTACCGCGTCGACCGCCTCTCCCGCGCCCGCACCCAGGACCTCTTCGACGGAGTCCTGGAACCCGGCCGCCACCGCGTCCCGCTGGACCCGAAGGCGGTGAAGGGCGAGGCGTTCGTCGTGGCGCGCACCGGGGGGACGGTGCTGGTGGCGGCCGTGGGGCGGTGA
- a CDS encoding ABC-F family ATP-binding cassette domain-containing protein, whose translation MTATLVAKNLAAGHGDRSLFTGLDLVVAPGDVIGLVGANGAGKSTLLRLLAGLTAPEQGELRLSPPTATVGHLPQEPERRPGETVRAFLARRTGVTEAQRAMDEATQALVDGAPGADDAYATALERWLSLGGADLDERAEEVAGSLGPAVDLDQPMTALSGGQAARAGLASLLLSRYDVFLLDEPTNDLDLDGLERLERFVSGLRAGTVVVSHDREFLTRTVTKVLELDLAQRRINLYGGGYAAYLEEREVARRHARDEYEEYADKKAALQERAQMQRAWMDKGVKNARRRAGNDNDKAGRKFRSEASEKQAAKARQTQRMIERLDVVEEPRKEWELRMEVAAAPRSGAVVATLRDAEVRRGDFTLGPVSLQIDWADRVAVTGANGAGKSTLLGALLGRVPLDAGHAALGSGVLLGEVDQARALFHGPEALLDAFRPAVPDLEPVDIRTLLAKFGLKADHVTRPAATLSPGERTRAALALLQGRGVNLLVLDEPTNHLDLPAIEQLESALDAYEGTLLLVTHDRRMLDAVRVTRRLEVAGGKVTES comes from the coding sequence ATGACTGCCACCCTCGTCGCCAAGAACCTCGCCGCCGGTCACGGCGACCGCTCCCTGTTCACCGGCCTCGACCTCGTCGTCGCCCCCGGCGACGTGATCGGCCTGGTCGGCGCCAACGGCGCGGGCAAGTCCACGCTGCTGCGCCTGCTCGCCGGGCTCACCGCCCCCGAGCAGGGCGAGCTGCGCCTCTCCCCGCCCACCGCGACCGTCGGGCACCTCCCGCAGGAGCCGGAGCGCCGGCCCGGGGAGACCGTACGGGCGTTCCTGGCCCGCCGCACCGGCGTCACCGAGGCCCAGCGGGCCATGGACGAGGCGACCCAGGCCCTGGTCGACGGGGCCCCGGGCGCGGACGACGCGTACGCCACCGCCCTGGAGCGGTGGCTGTCCCTGGGCGGCGCCGACCTCGACGAGCGGGCCGAGGAGGTGGCCGGCTCCCTCGGCCCGGCCGTCGACCTGGACCAGCCGATGACCGCGCTCTCCGGCGGCCAGGCGGCCCGTGCGGGCCTGGCCTCCCTGCTCCTCTCCCGCTACGACGTCTTCCTCCTCGACGAGCCGACCAACGACCTCGACCTGGACGGCCTGGAACGCCTCGAACGGTTCGTGAGCGGCCTGCGCGCCGGGACCGTCGTCGTCAGCCACGACCGGGAGTTCCTCACCCGCACCGTCACCAAGGTCCTCGAACTCGACCTCGCCCAGCGGCGGATCAACCTCTACGGCGGCGGCTACGCGGCCTACCTGGAGGAGCGGGAGGTGGCCCGCCGGCACGCCCGCGACGAGTACGAGGAGTACGCCGACAAGAAGGCCGCGCTCCAGGAGCGGGCCCAGATGCAGCGCGCCTGGATGGACAAGGGCGTGAAGAACGCCCGCCGCAGGGCCGGCAACGACAACGACAAGGCCGGCCGCAAGTTCCGCAGCGAGGCCAGCGAGAAGCAGGCCGCCAAGGCCCGCCAGACGCAGCGCATGATCGAACGCCTCGACGTCGTCGAGGAGCCGCGCAAGGAGTGGGAGCTGCGCATGGAGGTCGCGGCGGCCCCGCGCTCCGGCGCGGTGGTGGCGACCCTGCGGGACGCCGAGGTCCGGCGCGGCGACTTCACGCTGGGCCCGGTGTCCCTGCAGATCGACTGGGCGGACCGGGTGGCCGTCACGGGCGCGAACGGCGCCGGCAAGTCCACGCTGCTGGGCGCCCTGCTGGGCCGCGTGCCGCTGGACGCCGGGCACGCCGCCCTCGGCTCGGGCGTGCTGCTCGGCGAGGTCGACCAGGCCCGCGCGCTGTTCCACGGCCCGGAGGCACTGCTCGACGCGTTCCGCCCGGCGGTCCCCGACCTGGAACCGGTCGACATCCGCACCCTGCTGGCCAAGTTCGGTCTCAAGGCGGACCACGTCACACGCCCCGCGGCCACCCTGTCCCCGGGCGAACGCACCCGCGCCGCCCTCGCCCTCCTCCAGGGCCGGGGCGTCAACCTCCTGGTCCTCGACGAGCCGACCAACCACCTCGACCTGCCCGCCATCGAGCAACTGGAGTCGGCCCTCGACGCCTACGAGGGCACCCTCCTGCTGGTCACCCACGACCGCCGCATGCTCGACGCGGTCCGCGTGACCCGCCGCCTGGAGGTGGCCGGGGGCAAGGTGACCGAGAGCTGA
- a CDS encoding Tex family protein, whose product MTTPLAGSIEGRIAEELGVRERQVKAAVELLDGGSTVPFIARYRKEATEMLDDAQLRTIEERLRYLRELEERRTAVLESVREQGKLTAELEARIRGAETKARLEDVYLPYKPKRRTKAQIAREAGLEPLAEGLLADPGVEPLAAAAAFVDAGKGVADPQAALDGARAILTERFSEDADLIGELRERMWVRGRLAAKVREGKEEAGAKFADYFDFAEPFTELPSHRVLAMLRGEKEEVLDLVLEPEEPVDGPSSYEGIVANRFGIADRGRPGDKWLLDTVRWAWRTRILVHLGIDLRLRLRTAAEDEAVRVFAANLRDLLLAAPAGTRATLGLDPGFRTGVKVAVVDATGKVVATDVIHPHVPANRWDEAIAKLARLAKEHAVELIAIGNGTASRETDKLAGELITRHPELNLTKVMVSEAGASVYSASAFASQELPDMDVSLRGAVSIARRLQDPLAELVKIDPKSIGVGQYQHDLSEVKLSRSLDAVVEDCVNGVGVDVNTASAPLLARVSGITSGLAENIVAHRDGNGPFRSRAELKKVPRLGPKAYEQCAGFLRIRGGDDPLDASSVHPEAYPVVRRMVKSSGQEVASLIGNTAVLRSLRPQDFVDEKFGLPTVGDILKELEKPGRDPRPAFRTAAFKEGVEKISDLAPGMVLEGVVTNVAAFGAFVDVGVHQDGLVHVSAMSKTFVKDPRDVVKPGDIVKVKVLDVDIPRKRISLTLRLDDEASGQDRAGQAGGGERRQRGGRPPQQRQGRRGGGGGNGGGSRQAPAPVNGAMADALRRAGLVDPKNGGR is encoded by the coding sequence GTGACGACACCCCTCGCAGGGTCCATCGAAGGCAGGATCGCCGAGGAGCTCGGCGTACGGGAGCGGCAGGTCAAGGCCGCCGTGGAACTGCTCGACGGCGGTTCGACGGTGCCCTTCATCGCCCGCTACCGCAAGGAAGCGACCGAGATGCTCGACGACGCGCAGCTGCGCACGATCGAGGAGCGGCTGCGCTATCTGCGGGAGCTGGAGGAGCGCCGGACGGCGGTCCTGGAGTCGGTGCGCGAGCAGGGCAAGCTCACCGCCGAGCTCGAGGCCCGGATCCGGGGCGCGGAGACCAAGGCGCGCCTGGAGGACGTCTACCTGCCGTACAAGCCCAAGCGGCGCACCAAGGCGCAGATCGCGCGCGAGGCGGGGCTGGAGCCGCTGGCGGAGGGGCTGCTCGCCGATCCGGGTGTCGAGCCCCTCGCCGCGGCCGCCGCGTTCGTGGACGCCGGCAAGGGCGTCGCCGATCCGCAGGCCGCCCTGGACGGCGCGCGGGCGATCCTCACCGAGCGGTTCTCGGAGGACGCCGACCTGATCGGCGAGCTGCGCGAGCGCATGTGGGTGCGCGGCCGGCTGGCCGCCAAGGTGCGCGAGGGCAAGGAGGAGGCGGGCGCGAAGTTCGCGGACTACTTCGACTTCGCCGAGCCCTTCACCGAGCTGCCCTCGCACCGGGTCCTGGCGATGCTGCGCGGCGAGAAGGAGGAGGTCCTCGACCTCGTCCTGGAGCCGGAGGAGCCGGTGGACGGTCCGTCGTCGTACGAGGGGATCGTCGCGAACCGGTTCGGGATCGCCGACCGGGGGCGTCCGGGCGACAAGTGGCTGCTGGACACGGTCCGCTGGGCCTGGCGCACCCGCATCCTGGTGCACCTCGGCATCGACCTGCGCCTGCGGCTGCGCACGGCCGCCGAGGACGAGGCGGTGCGGGTGTTCGCGGCCAACCTGCGCGACCTGCTGCTGGCCGCACCGGCCGGCACGCGCGCGACGCTCGGCCTCGACCCCGGCTTCCGCACGGGCGTGAAGGTCGCCGTGGTCGACGCGACCGGCAAGGTCGTGGCCACGGACGTGATCCACCCGCACGTCCCCGCCAACCGGTGGGACGAGGCGATCGCCAAGCTGGCCCGGCTGGCGAAGGAGCACGCGGTCGAGCTGATCGCCATCGGCAACGGCACCGCCTCGCGCGAGACCGACAAGCTCGCCGGCGAGCTCATCACCCGGCACCCCGAGCTGAACCTGACGAAGGTGATGGTGTCCGAGGCGGGCGCCTCCGTGTACTCGGCCTCCGCCTTCGCCTCCCAGGAGCTGCCGGACATGGACGTGTCGCTGCGCGGCGCGGTCTCGATCGCCCGCCGGCTCCAGGACCCGCTGGCCGAGCTGGTGAAGATCGACCCCAAGTCGATCGGCGTCGGCCAGTACCAGCACGACCTGTCCGAGGTGAAGCTGTCGCGTTCGCTGGACGCGGTGGTGGAGGACTGTGTGAACGGCGTGGGCGTGGACGTCAACACCGCGTCGGCCCCGCTGCTCGCCCGGGTCTCCGGCATCACCTCCGGGCTCGCCGAGAACATCGTGGCCCACCGGGACGGCAACGGGCCGTTCCGGTCGCGGGCCGAGCTGAAGAAGGTCCCGCGGCTCGGCCCCAAGGCGTACGAGCAGTGCGCGGGCTTCCTGCGGATCCGCGGCGGCGACGACCCGCTGGACGCCTCCAGCGTGCACCCGGAGGCCTACCCGGTCGTCCGGCGCATGGTGAAGAGCTCCGGCCAGGAGGTCGCCTCCCTGATCGGCAACACGGCGGTGCTGCGGTCGCTGAGGCCGCAGGACTTCGTGGACGAGAAGTTCGGCCTGCCGACGGTCGGCGACATCCTCAAGGAGCTGGAGAAGCCGGGCCGCGACCCCCGGCCGGCGTTCAGGACGGCCGCCTTCAAGGAGGGCGTGGAGAAGATCTCCGACCTGGCCCCCGGGATGGTCCTGGAGGGCGTGGTGACGAACGTGGCCGCCTTCGGGGCCTTCGTCGACGTCGGTGTCCACCAGGACGGCCTGGTGCACGTCTCCGCGATGTCGAAGACGTTCGTCAAGGACCCGCGGGACGTGGTGAAGCCGGGCGACATCGTCAAGGTGAAGGTCCTGGACGTGGACATCCCGCGCAAGCGGATCTCGCTGACGCTGCGGCTGGACGACGAGGCGTCCGGGCAGGACCGGGCGGGCCAGGCGGGCGGCGGTGAGCGCCGGCAGCGCGGCGGGCGTCCGCCGCAGCAGCGCCAGGGCCGCCGCGGCGGCGGTGGCGGCAACGGCGGCGGCTCGCGCCAGGCGCCCGCGCCCGTGAACGGCGCGATGGCCGACGCCCTGCGCCGGGCCGGCCTGGTCGACCCGAAGAACGGCGGGCGCTGA
- a CDS encoding LPFR motif small protein — MFRAIADVLRQIGGAVATVVTLPFRALARLFGGASSTARGHRA, encoded by the coding sequence GTGTTCCGTGCCATCGCAGACGTCCTGCGCCAGATCGGCGGCGCCGTCGCCACCGTCGTGACACTGCCGTTCCGGGCGCTGGCCCGGCTCTTCGGCGGGGCCTCGTCCACCGCCCGCGGCCACCGCGCCTGA